CTGAGTGCTCCTGAAGATTATGACCTTCCCCAGGTATATAAGCTGTTACTTCAAAGCCATTTGAGAGTCTTACTCTTGCAACTTTTCTCAAAGCAGAGTTTGGTTTTTTTGGAGTTGTTGTATAAACTTTTACGCAAACACCTCTCTTTAAAGGTTGTTTTTGTAATGCAGGAACTTTGTTCCTGTTTACTTGTTTAATTCTTTTTTTTCTTAACAATTGGTTAATTGTTGGCATAATTTTTAATATAAATTTATTTTTGATGAAATAACTGACAGGTTATTTGTGGCAGCGTTTAGTACCTAAGTTAGTACTACATTCCAACCAAAAACATCGCCAAAATACTTATTAATTGTATTTTGTCAAACTAAAACTAGTTAAATACTGAGTTTTTTTTATTGATTTGCTTGGGTTTCTGAAGTTTCAGAGGGTTCTAATTTTTCTTGTTCAGATAAAAACTTATTATCGTCATTTAAGGCCTTATTATTCCATCTATTTTTGATATTTCCAGTACCAGCAGGCACTAATCTTCCAACAATTACGTTTTCTTTTAATCCATTAAGTGGATCAATTTTGCCCTTAATAGCTGCATCAGTTAAAACTCTAGTTGTTTCTTGGAATGAAGCAGCTGATATAAATGACTCAGTTTGCAGTGAAGCTTTGGTAATTCCCATCAAAACTCTTTCGCCAACAGCAGGTGTTTTGCCTTCAGCAACTAATTTTTCGTTTACATTATCAAATTTAATTCTATCAACAACTTCACCCGGTAGATAAGATGAATCTCCAGAAGATTTGACTTCAACTTTTTTCAACATTTGTCTTAAAATTGTTTCGATGTGTTTGTCATTAATTACAACACCTTGCAACCTATAAACTTCTTGCACTTGGTTTACAAAATACTCAGTTAGATCTTTAATTCCTTTAATTCTTAAAATATCATGCGGTAATGGTACACCATCTAATAAATGTTCACCTTTTTGTATTTTTTCACCTTGGTTAAAATTAATATGCTTTCCTTTAGGAATTAAATAATTTGATGGTTCTGAACCATCTTCTGGTACAATAGAAACTCTTTGTTTACCTCTTACTTCTTTACCAAAAACAACCTGTCCATCGTTTTCTGCTATAATAGCACTATCTTTTGCTTTTCTAGCTTCAAATAGTTCTGCTACTCTTGGCAAACCTCCTGTAATATCTTTTGTTTTTGTTGTCTCTTTTGGTAACCTTGCAATTACATCACCTGCAGAAACTTTTTGACCATCTTTCACAGATAGAATTGAGTCTGGTACTAAATAATATCTAGCTTCATTATCGTCTGCTTTTTTGATTATATTTCCTTTTTCATCTCTTAATGTGATTCTAGGTTTAAGATCTGTGCTTTTTGATTGAGATCTCCAATCGATTACAGATTTAGATGAAATTCCAGTTGCATCATCAGTTGTTTCTTGAATAGAAACACCATCAATTAAATCAACAAATGTTGCAATACCACTTTTCTCGGCTATTACTGGAGTGGTATATGGATCCCATTCACAAATTTTTGTATTTGCTTTTATTTTGTCACCATTTTTAAAAAATAATTTTGAACCATACGCAACTTTATAAACTGCAATTTGAACGCCATTATCATCTTCAATAGAAAGTTGTGTATTTCTTCCCATAACAATTAAATTCTTTTTAGAGTCCTCTAAAATATTTGAATTAATTATTTTTAAAGTCCCTTCATTTTTAGAAATTATTTGAGAATCTTGTTTTACTGATGCAGTACCACCAACGTGGAATGTTCTCATAGTTAACTGAGTTCCAGGTTCACCGATTGATTGAGCTGAAATCATACCAATAGCTTCTCCAACATGAACAATTTTACCTCTTGATAGATCTCTACCATAACATGTCGCACAAACACCTTCTTTAGAACTACATGTCATTACAGAATAAACTTTAATAGCTTTTATACCAGCTGCATCAATTTGATCACAAGCAGCCTCATCAATCATAGAAGATTTCTTAAATAATATATCTCCTGTTAATGGATGTTTCACATCTTGAGCAGTTACTCTTCCAAGAGCTCTTTCAGACAGACTTACAACAACATTACCTCCCTCTAGTATCTCAGAAATTTCTATAAAACCAGGTTCGTCACATTTAACTTTTGTAATTGTTAAATCTTGAGCAACATCACAAAGTCTTCTAGTTAAATAACCAGAGCTAGCTGTTTTTAAAGCAGTATCTGCTAATCCTTTTCTAGCACCGTGAGTAGAATTAAAATATTCTAGAGCAGTTAAACCTTCTTTAAAATTTGAGGTAATTGGACTTTCTATAATTTCACCTGATGGTTTTGCGATTAGTCCTCTCATTCCAGCCAATTGTTTCATTTGTGCAGCAGAACCTCTTGCGCCACTATCAGCCATCATAAATACCGAATTAATTTTTAATCCTTCATCAGTTTTTTCTGTTGCTGAAATACCCTTCATCATCTCTGCAGCAACACTGTCTGTACATTTAGACCATGCATCAACAACTTTATTATATTTTTCACCTCTAGTAATTAATCCTTCAGAATACTGTGTTTCATATTCTGCAATTAATTTTTTTGTATCATCAATTAATTTTGTTTTACTTTCTGGTATTACTAGGTCGTCCTTACCAAATGATATTCCAGCCTTAAATGCATGTTTAAAACCTAAATCTTTTAATTTATCACAGAAGATAACCGTTGTTTTTTGACCACAAAATCTAAATACAACATCAATAATCTCTGATACAACTTTTTTTGGTAAAAGCCTATCAACCAAAGAAAACTTAATGTTGTGATTTTTAGGTAATAAGTTTGCTAATAAAAATCTGCCCGCTGTTGATGTGTATTTTTCGTATTTCTTGTTACCCTTTTCATCAACAGTCTCAAATCTTGATATAATTGTACTATGAACTTTAATTTGTCCAGATGATAAAGCAAACTCAATTTGATCAGAGTCAGTAAAGTATCCAATTGGTTTTTCAGAAATTGGTTCTTGAGACAAATAGTAAATTCCCAAAATCATGTCCTGACTTGGAACAATAATTGGTTTACCATTTGAAGGAGATAAAATGTTATTTGTTGATAACATTAGAATTCTAGCTTCTAGTTGAGCCTCTAAACTTAAAGGCACATGAACAGCCATTTGGTCGCCATCAAAATCAGCATTGAATGCTGCACAAGTTAAAGGATGTAGTTCAATTGCATCACCTTCTATAAGTTTGGGTTCAAACGCTTGAACACCAAGTCTATGAAGTGTTGGTGCTCTATTTAATAATACAGGATGTTCTCTTACAATTAATTCTAATGCATCCCAAACAGCATTAGTTTCTTTTTCTACTATTTTTTTGGCCTGTTTAATAGTAGAGGCTAAGCCTAATTTATTTAATCTTGCGTATAAAAATGGTTTAAATAATTCCAAAGCCATTTTTTTTGGTAAACCACACTCATGAAGTTTTAAATCTGGTCCAACAACGATTACAGATCTACCTGAGTAGTCAACTCTTTTACCTAACAAGTTCTGTCTAAATCTTCCTTGCTTACCTTTAAGCATTTCAGCAAGAGATTTAAGTGGTCTTTTTCCAGTTCCTGTAATTACTCTGCCTCTTCTTCCATTATCAAAGAGTGCATCAACAGATTCTTGAAGCATTCTCTTTTCATTTCTTACAATAATATCTGGTGCTTTAAGATCCATTAATCTTTTTAAACGATTATTTCTATTGATAACTCTTCTATAAAGATCATTAAGATCAGATGTAGCAAATCTTCCGCCATCTAATGGAACTAAAGGTCTTAACTCAGGTGGAATAACTGGAACCACAGTCATAATCATCCATTCAGGTTTTTGGCCTGTTTCAATAAATGACTCAATTAACTTTAATCTTTTAATTGCTCTTTCTTCGTTAACTTTTGATTTTGTTTCCTTGATATAGCTAACTAAACTTTTTCTCTCCAATTCTAAATCTAAATTTTTGAGCATCTCTAAAACTGCCTCTGCACCAATA
The DNA window shown above is from alpha proteobacterium HIMB5 and carries:
- a CDS encoding DNA-directed RNA polymerase, beta' subunit (PFAM: RNA polymerase Rpb1, domain 2; RNA polymerase Rpb1, domain 4; RNA polymerase Rpb1, domain 1; RNA polymerase Rpb1, domain 3; RNA polymerase Rpb1, domain 5~TIGRFAM: DNA-directed RNA polymerase, beta' subunit, predominant form) — its product is MKKELTDLFKNSEISEAQNFNSIKISLASPEKIKSWTYGEIKKPETINYRTFRPEKDGLFCARIFGPIKDYECLCGKYKRMKFRGIICEKCGVEVTKSNVRRERMGHINLATPVAHIWFLKSLPSRIALAVDMKLKEIERVLYFENFIVIEPGLTGLQKNQLLNEEELAKYQDEFGEEAFTAGIGAEAVLEMLKNLDLELERKSLVSYIKETKSKVNEERAIKRLKLIESFIETGQKPEWMIMTVVPVIPPELRPLVPLDGGRFATSDLNDLYRRVINRNNRLKRLMDLKAPDIIVRNEKRMLQESVDALFDNGRRGRVITGTGKRPLKSLAEMLKGKQGRFRQNLLGKRVDYSGRSVIVVGPDLKLHECGLPKKMALELFKPFLYARLNKLGLASTIKQAKKIVEKETNAVWDALELIVREHPVLLNRAPTLHRLGVQAFEPKLIEGDAIELHPLTCAAFNADFDGDQMAVHVPLSLEAQLEARILMLSTNNILSPSNGKPIIVPSQDMILGIYYLSQEPISEKPIGYFTDSDQIEFALSSGQIKVHSTIISRFETVDEKGNKKYEKYTSTAGRFLLANLLPKNHNIKFSLVDRLLPKKVVSEIIDVVFRFCGQKTTVIFCDKLKDLGFKHAFKAGISFGKDDLVIPESKTKLIDDTKKLIAEYETQYSEGLITRGEKYNKVVDAWSKCTDSVAAEMMKGISATEKTDEGLKINSVFMMADSGARGSAAQMKQLAGMRGLIAKPSGEIIESPITSNFKEGLTALEYFNSTHGARKGLADTALKTASSGYLTRRLCDVAQDLTITKVKCDEPGFIEISEILEGGNVVVSLSERALGRVTAQDVKHPLTGDILFKKSSMIDEAACDQIDAAGIKAIKVYSVMTCSSKEGVCATCYGRDLSRGKIVHVGEAIGMISAQSIGEPGTQLTMRTFHVGGTASVKQDSQIISKNEGTLKIINSNILEDSKKNLIVMGRNTQLSIEDDNGVQIAVYKVAYGSKLFFKNGDKIKANTKICEWDPYTTPVIAEKSGIATFVDLIDGVSIQETTDDATGISSKSVIDWRSQSKSTDLKPRITLRDEKGNIIKKADDNEARYYLVPDSILSVKDGQKVSAGDVIARLPKETTKTKDITGGLPRVAELFEARKAKDSAIIAENDGQVVFGKEVRGKQRVSIVPEDGSEPSNYLIPKGKHINFNQGEKIQKGEHLLDGVPLPHDILRIKGIKDLTEYFVNQVQEVYRLQGVVINDKHIETILRQMLKKVEVKSSGDSSYLPGEVVDRIKFDNVNEKLVAEGKTPAVGERVLMGITKASLQTESFISAASFQETTRVLTDAAIKGKIDPLNGLKENVIVGRLVPAGTGNIKNRWNNKALNDDNKFLSEQEKLEPSETSETQANQ
- a CDS encoding SSU ribosomal protein S12P (PFAM: Ribosomal protein S12~TIGRFAM: ribosomal protein S12, bacterial/organelle) translates to MPTINQLLRKKRIKQVNRNKVPALQKQPLKRGVCVKVYTTTPKKPNSALRKVARVRLSNGFEVTAYIPGEGHNLQEHSVVLIRGGRVKDLPGVRYHILRGNLDTQGVANRKQRRSLYGTKKGK